The following coding sequences are from one Eptesicus fuscus isolate TK198812 chromosome 7, DD_ASM_mEF_20220401, whole genome shotgun sequence window:
- the LOC114231096 gene encoding developmental pluripotency-associated protein 3-like yields the protein MDSPMKCNDPSPGSFSQMSHEGYSADTQAVSEALAKNLSNLTLNPSIQFSSLPQNRSPQQQDREEAPEYVVGMSYGLVYRRRRGVRTMASLKRDLKGLFPTWLRRRNEAIQNRKKNRNEPVFQCGCSHCLSRLGPSSGISENCDMKSF from the exons ATGGACTCACCAATGAAGTGTAATGACCCCTCCCCTGGGTCATTTTCTCAGATGTCCCATGAAGGATATTCAG ctgACACTCAAGCTGTCTCAGAAGCACTAGCAAAGAACCTTAGTAACTTGACTCTCAACCCTAGTATTCAATTCTCTTCCCTTCCACAAAATCGTTCACCCCAACAGCAGGACAGAGAAGAAGCACCGGAGTATGTAGTGGGGATGAGTTATGGCCTGGTCTACAGGAGGAGACGCGGAGTGAGAACAATGGCAAGTCTTAAAAGAGACCTCAAAGGACTGTTTCCAACATGGCTGAGGAGAAGGAATGAGGCTATTCAAAACCGCAAGAAGAACAGG aatgAACCTGTATTTCAATGTGGCTGTAGTCATTGCCTATCACGTCTAGGTCCTTCTTCTGGTATTTCTGAGAATTGTGACATGAAATCATTTTAG